In one Saccharibacillus brassicae genomic region, the following are encoded:
- a CDS encoding LacI family DNA-binding transcriptional regulator produces MQMRPVTVYDIAREANVSVATVSRVLNNTAPVKKETRERIVALMHKHQFQPNALARSLSRKETGMIGFILPDITNPFFPEVLSGFDYEARKLGYTYFLCDTISTNEENERQYDRQYERESQYLNLLMEKQVDGIVMIGGRVDLAKPGSELEREVEEASKRVPVLLLNGNLPQTKLNRISADQKLGAQLAVQHLIDLGHRDIAAIGGYAKMTNTQQRLLGFRTAMKEAGLPVRKEWILTEGFSVEKGREFASRLLGAKRRPSAIFCMNDLLAIGALKAAHRVGLGVPEELSIVGYDDIPQATYSIPELTTVSLQSQEIGRQAARTLDKMIAGKKVPRLQSIMPELVVRETTAPYTGPPL; encoded by the coding sequence ATGCAGATGCGACCGGTGACCGTCTACGATATCGCCAGAGAAGCGAATGTGTCCGTAGCAACCGTATCCCGAGTGCTCAACAATACCGCGCCCGTCAAAAAAGAAACGAGGGAACGGATCGTCGCGCTCATGCACAAGCATCAGTTTCAGCCGAACGCACTGGCTCGCAGCCTGTCGCGCAAAGAAACGGGCATGATCGGATTCATCTTGCCGGACATCACGAATCCTTTTTTCCCCGAAGTGTTATCCGGGTTCGACTACGAAGCGCGCAAGCTTGGTTATACGTATTTCCTGTGCGATACGATCTCCACGAACGAAGAAAACGAGCGGCAGTACGATCGCCAGTACGAGCGCGAATCACAGTATTTGAATCTGCTGATGGAAAAGCAGGTCGACGGCATCGTCATGATCGGCGGGCGCGTCGATCTGGCCAAACCGGGCAGCGAACTGGAGCGCGAAGTGGAAGAAGCGTCCAAGCGGGTGCCCGTGCTGCTGCTCAACGGCAATCTGCCGCAGACGAAGCTGAACCGGATCTCCGCCGACCAGAAGCTGGGCGCGCAGCTCGCGGTGCAGCATCTGATCGATCTCGGGCACCGGGACATCGCGGCGATCGGCGGTTACGCCAAGATGACGAACACGCAGCAGCGGCTGCTCGGATTCCGCACGGCGATGAAGGAAGCGGGTCTGCCCGTGCGCAAGGAATGGATACTGACCGAAGGCTTTTCCGTAGAAAAAGGGCGGGAATTCGCGTCGAGGCTGCTCGGGGCGAAGCGGCGCCCGTCGGCTATTTTCTGCATGAACGACCTGCTCGCGATCGGGGCGCTGAAAGCGGCGCACCGCGTCGGTCTCGGCGTGCCGGAAGAACTGTCCATCGTCGGCTACGACGATATTCCGCAGGCGACTTACAGCATCCCGGAACTGACGACCGTCTCGCTCCAGTCGCAGGAGATCGGCCGCCAGGCCGCGCGAACGCTCGACAAAATGATCGCCGGCAAAAAAGTGCCGCGGCTGCAATCGATCATGCCGGAGCTGGTCGTGCGGGAGACGACGGCGCCTTATACGGGGCCGCCGCTGTAA
- a CDS encoding ABC transporter substrate-binding protein, which translates to MLRWKKSMALLMSAMLVVLTACGGGSGGGGTSASGGTKADGTPDTSKFVKISYVVLGDKPQNGQFEAVMDKVNVIMKEKINAELEWKWVEWADWQTKYNLLLASGEPVDLITIGTDWLDTWANAQRGAFMNLDELLPTYAPETWKSIPEEDWNESKYNDKIVLIPENDYTQWVNHGFFYRGDWAKAAGLNEPITNWEQIGEYLQYVKDNKPDVVPWDMASGAMTWGGYVDSYTDNLGLPISTGYMPIFTAVSNDEKYTVAEPVFSDTLLDYTKLMKEWADKGFWREDALNNKNDNRVALKAGLSGMDQHHTQTFSGLRVEMDKAQPGSELQMFAFNTTGGKNLMELSITHGGTSLGAHSKNPERALMAYDLIRNNEEIYHLLNYGIEGVQYELKDGKRTRPAGYEEARDQFYSDFWGGRVDKFEIPSDTTWDKIDTVYAEYDKIKIPYPYGQFVFDKTPVESELTAISQVAGELGPAINFGKVADPVQAVEEFRAKLKTAGYDKVKAELQKQLDAYKAKMEAQK; encoded by the coding sequence ATGTTGAGATGGAAAAAAAGCATGGCACTGCTGATGTCCGCAATGCTGGTCGTATTGACGGCATGCGGAGGCGGGAGCGGAGGCGGCGGGACGAGCGCTTCGGGCGGAACGAAAGCCGACGGCACGCCCGATACGTCGAAGTTCGTGAAGATCAGCTACGTCGTCCTCGGCGACAAGCCGCAGAACGGGCAGTTCGAAGCCGTCATGGATAAAGTGAACGTGATCATGAAAGAAAAAATCAATGCCGAACTGGAATGGAAATGGGTCGAATGGGCGGATTGGCAGACCAAATACAATCTGCTGCTCGCTTCCGGCGAACCGGTCGACCTGATCACGATCGGCACCGACTGGCTCGACACATGGGCCAACGCGCAGCGCGGAGCGTTCATGAACCTGGACGAACTGCTGCCGACCTACGCGCCGGAGACGTGGAAATCGATTCCGGAAGAAGACTGGAACGAAAGCAAATACAACGACAAGATCGTCCTGATCCCGGAGAACGATTACACGCAGTGGGTCAACCACGGGTTCTTCTACCGCGGCGACTGGGCCAAAGCGGCCGGCTTGAACGAGCCGATCACCAACTGGGAACAGATCGGCGAGTATCTCCAATACGTCAAAGACAACAAACCGGACGTCGTGCCGTGGGATATGGCTTCGGGCGCGATGACATGGGGCGGCTACGTCGATTCCTACACGGACAATCTCGGCCTGCCGATCTCGACCGGCTATATGCCGATCTTCACCGCCGTCTCGAACGACGAGAAATATACGGTCGCGGAACCGGTGTTCAGCGACACGCTGCTCGATTACACCAAGCTGATGAAAGAATGGGCCGACAAAGGGTTCTGGCGCGAAGATGCGCTGAACAACAAAAACGATAACCGCGTTGCGCTCAAAGCCGGCCTGTCCGGCATGGACCAGCATCACACCCAGACGTTCTCGGGTCTGCGGGTGGAGATGGACAAAGCGCAGCCGGGTTCGGAGCTGCAAATGTTCGCCTTCAACACGACGGGCGGCAAAAACCTGATGGAACTGTCGATCACGCACGGCGGCACGTCGCTCGGCGCGCACAGCAAAAATCCGGAACGCGCCCTCATGGCGTACGACCTGATCCGCAACAACGAAGAGATCTACCATCTGCTGAACTATGGCATCGAAGGCGTGCAGTACGAACTCAAAGACGGCAAACGGACCCGTCCGGCCGGCTACGAAGAAGCGCGTGACCAGTTCTACTCCGACTTCTGGGGCGGCCGCGTCGACAAGTTCGAAATTCCGAGCGATACGACGTGGGACAAGATCGATACCGTCTACGCCGAATACGACAAGATCAAGATTCCTTATCCGTACGGTCAATTCGTCTTCGACAAAACACCGGTCGAAAGCGAACTGACAGCCATCTCGCAGGTCGCCGGCGAACTCGGTCCCGCGATCAACTTCGGCAAAGTCGCCGATCCGGTCCAGGCTGTCGAAGAATTCCGCGCCAAGCTCAAAACGGCCGGCTACGACAAAGTCAAAGCCGAGCTGCAAAAACAGCTGGACGCGTACAAAGCGAAAATGGAAGCTCAGAAGTAA
- a CDS encoding ABC transporter permease: protein MSVELANKRAGSWWKKLKNNRTLLIMCVPALVFFIVFAYLPMPGLYLAFIKYNYSDGIFNSPFVGFENFRFLVITGDLWKLTFNTVAYNLAFILLGNVLQIAVAVLLNELTGKWFKKISQTLMFLPHFISAVLIGLIAYNILSYDYGLLNGILQALGMEPVKVYSTPNAWPFIIVLTYLWQATGYGSIIYFAAIMGLDNEVVEASEIDGANAFQRIRYIVLPWLKPTFIILLLFSLGGVLKGNFGLIYNLVGANNTALYATTDIIETYVFRSLMTNFNFSLGSAVSLYQSLFGFAIVLTANWLVRKLSPENSLF, encoded by the coding sequence ATGAGCGTGGAACTTGCCAACAAACGGGCGGGCTCCTGGTGGAAAAAGCTCAAAAACAACCGTACGCTGCTGATCATGTGTGTGCCGGCTCTCGTCTTTTTCATCGTGTTCGCGTATCTGCCGATGCCGGGGCTGTACCTGGCCTTTATCAAGTACAACTACTCGGACGGCATATTCAACAGCCCGTTCGTCGGATTCGAGAACTTCCGCTTCCTCGTCATCACCGGGGACTTGTGGAAGCTCACCTTCAACACCGTCGCGTACAACCTGGCGTTTATCCTGCTGGGCAACGTGCTGCAGATCGCGGTGGCGGTGCTGCTCAACGAACTCACAGGCAAATGGTTCAAAAAGATTTCCCAGACGCTCATGTTCCTGCCCCATTTCATCTCCGCCGTCCTGATCGGCCTGATCGCCTACAACATCCTCAGCTACGACTACGGCCTGCTCAACGGCATTCTGCAAGCGCTCGGCATGGAACCGGTCAAAGTCTACTCGACGCCGAACGCCTGGCCGTTCATCATCGTGCTCACCTACCTCTGGCAGGCGACCGGTTACGGCTCCATCATCTACTTCGCCGCCATTATGGGACTCGACAACGAAGTGGTGGAAGCGTCCGAGATCGACGGAGCGAACGCGTTCCAGCGGATTCGCTACATCGTCCTCCCGTGGCTCAAACCGACGTTCATCATCCTGCTGCTGTTCTCGCTCGGCGGCGTGCTCAAAGGCAACTTCGGCCTGATCTACAATCTGGTCGGAGCCAACAACACGGCGCTGTACGCCACGACCGACATTATCGAGACGTATGTGTTCCGTTCCCTGATGACCAACTTCAACTTCTCGCTGGGCAGCGCGGTCAGCTTGTACCAGTCGTTGTTCGGCTTCGCGATCGTACTGACGGCCAACTGGCTCGTACGCAAGCTGTCGCCGGAAAATTCACTCTTTTAA
- a CDS encoding DUF1349 domain-containing protein — protein sequence MNLSDFQHFRWLNESKIRFEEHRIVLEAPANSDFFCNHGNASEEGTTPESLTNAPFFYTEAEGDFVMRVKVEHDFKDVYDSASVMVMQDLNVWAKLCLERTDFATNAVVSVVTNQVSDDANGSNLDSKQAWLQIARVGPSFAFHYSVDGIRYDMIRYFTLPVGDTVKVGFVPQAPTGQGGERIYSDFSLEARTVKNIRAGI from the coding sequence TTGAATCTGTCCGATTTCCAACATTTCCGCTGGTTGAACGAAAGCAAGATCCGTTTCGAAGAGCATCGAATCGTTCTGGAAGCTCCTGCGAACAGCGATTTTTTTTGCAATCATGGGAATGCTTCCGAAGAAGGGACGACTCCCGAATCGCTCACGAACGCTCCTTTCTTTTACACGGAAGCGGAAGGCGATTTTGTGATGCGGGTCAAAGTCGAACACGACTTCAAAGACGTCTACGATTCCGCTTCGGTCATGGTCATGCAGGACTTGAACGTCTGGGCCAAACTCTGCTTGGAGCGTACCGATTTCGCAACGAATGCGGTGGTCAGCGTCGTCACCAATCAAGTATCCGACGATGCCAACGGCAGCAATCTGGACAGCAAGCAGGCCTGGCTTCAGATCGCACGCGTCGGTCCGTCGTTCGCTTTCCACTATTCGGTAGACGGGATTCGCTACGATATGATTCGCTACTTCACGCTGCCTGTCGGCGATACGGTCAAAGTCGGATTCGTGCCGCAGGCCCCGACCGGACAAGGCGGAGAACGCATCTATTCGGACTTTTCGCTGGAAGCCAGGACGGTCAAAAATATTCGGGCCGGAATCTGA
- a CDS encoding HEAT repeat domain-containing protein gives MFTPEQVKPFITHADPLVSNAAIRFLAETYKYPQDISALVLEKLVAAPRKEDVYLHRAAAFPQTKITVQAMLHLLKANLVTGNARIFLSRMLLGSSPELLKPHLAAIRELDEDWQGEAAERVRVSELTDEWVRRLFNEETQKNSGLDYGEIDYDTLDLLLGEMIEREMLQPRETMDELQEQYTKDPASVRTVYLMQAAGKLKIAYALPLFYDALKSDNDLVAEQAADALVRVGSEEVVEKLVQMYAEEKDGFLLLGIVDILSRILLPSAEEALIALLEKEDHFTRIAKLADGLCRLGSEQALPVVQELVKIGYDKDYVELKESVYACCVMMGRLLPELDEWRREIAAEDEERAKKLQR, from the coding sequence ATGTTCACACCCGAACAGGTCAAACCGTTTATCACGCACGCCGACCCGCTCGTCAGCAACGCGGCGATCCGGTTTTTGGCCGAGACGTATAAATACCCGCAGGACATCTCCGCGCTGGTGCTGGAGAAACTGGTCGCCGCCCCGCGCAAAGAAGACGTGTATCTGCACCGCGCCGCGGCTTTTCCGCAGACCAAAATCACCGTACAGGCGATGCTCCATCTGCTCAAAGCGAATCTCGTGACCGGCAACGCGCGCATCTTCCTGTCCCGCATGCTGCTCGGCAGCAGCCCGGAACTGCTCAAGCCCCATCTGGCGGCGATCCGGGAGCTGGACGAAGACTGGCAAGGCGAAGCGGCCGAGCGCGTGCGCGTGTCGGAATTGACCGACGAATGGGTCCGTCGTCTTTTTAATGAAGAAACGCAAAAAAACAGCGGCCTCGATTACGGCGAGATCGACTACGATACGCTCGATCTGCTGCTGGGCGAAATGATCGAACGCGAGATGCTGCAGCCGCGCGAGACGATGGACGAACTGCAGGAACAGTATACCAAAGACCCGGCATCCGTCCGCACGGTGTACCTGATGCAGGCGGCCGGCAAACTGAAGATCGCGTACGCGCTGCCGCTGTTCTACGACGCGCTCAAGTCCGACAACGATCTCGTGGCCGAACAGGCCGCCGATGCGCTCGTTCGCGTCGGCAGCGAAGAAGTGGTCGAGAAGCTGGTACAGATGTACGCCGAGGAAAAAGACGGCTTCCTGCTGCTCGGCATCGTCGATATTCTGTCGCGTATCCTGCTGCCGTCCGCCGAAGAAGCCTTGATTGCCCTGCTCGAAAAAGAAGACCATTTCACCCGCATCGCCAAACTCGCCGACGGCCTGTGCCGCCTCGGCTCCGAGCAGGCGCTGCCGGTCGTGCAGGAACTCGTGAAGATCGGCTACGACAAAGACTACGTCGAACTGAAAGAGTCGGTCTACGCCTGCTGCGTCATGATGGGCCGCCTGCTGCCCGAGCTCGACGAATGGCGCCGCGAGATCGCGGCCGAAGACGAAGAACGGGCGAAGAAATTGCAGCGTTAA
- a CDS encoding MFS transporter: MLLIMIYLAFIGLGLPDSLLGSAWPVMKSDLNATTEMAGLVPFVVSLCTVASSLLANKLLYRFGTGKVVACSLLSTALALVCYALVPNFALLLVGAVLLGFGAGAVDAALSNYVALHFKARHMSWLHCFWGIGATAGPLVMAAHLRGGEDWRGGFMTVALILLGLVAVLLLALPLWKIFESRVQPEEEEPRYMSGREASRIQGVKPAMLVMLLYNGSETAIGLWAASYLIAGKGLAVNEAAAYSSLYFIGIIVGRVLSGFLSEQLSAKRLIRYGILIGAAGLIVLIGSSSLLLAGVGLFVLGFGGAPIYPSLVHMTPERFGKKASQSVISLEMASAYTGSTVIPLLVGLVVGSLGMGMMPVVILVLFAGMFVSSVLVR, translated from the coding sequence TTGCTGCTTATTATGATTTATTTGGCTTTTATCGGCTTGGGTCTGCCCGATTCGCTGCTTGGCAGCGCCTGGCCGGTCATGAAGTCGGACTTGAACGCGACGACGGAAATGGCGGGCCTCGTCCCGTTCGTCGTCTCGCTGTGCACGGTCGCGTCCAGCCTGCTGGCGAACAAGCTGCTGTACCGGTTCGGCACGGGCAAAGTGGTCGCGTGCAGCCTGCTGTCGACAGCGCTTGCGCTCGTCTGCTACGCGCTTGTGCCGAACTTCGCACTGCTGCTTGTCGGCGCGGTGCTGCTCGGATTCGGGGCGGGCGCGGTCGATGCGGCGCTCAGCAATTACGTGGCGCTGCACTTCAAAGCCAGGCATATGAGCTGGCTGCACTGCTTCTGGGGGATCGGCGCGACGGCCGGTCCGCTGGTGATGGCGGCGCATCTGCGCGGCGGCGAAGACTGGCGCGGCGGATTCATGACGGTCGCGCTGATCCTGCTCGGGCTCGTCGCCGTACTGCTGCTGGCGCTGCCGCTGTGGAAAATATTCGAGAGCCGCGTGCAGCCGGAAGAAGAAGAGCCCAGGTACATGAGCGGCCGCGAAGCTTCCCGTATTCAGGGAGTCAAGCCCGCCATGCTCGTGATGCTGCTCTATAACGGTTCGGAGACGGCAATCGGCTTATGGGCGGCGTCTTATCTGATCGCCGGCAAAGGATTGGCCGTCAACGAAGCCGCGGCGTATTCGTCGCTGTATTTTATCGGCATCATCGTCGGCCGCGTCCTGTCGGGCTTTTTGTCCGAACAGCTATCCGCCAAACGGCTGATCCGCTACGGCATCCTGATCGGCGCTGCGGGATTGATCGTATTAATCGGTTCTTCGAGTCTTCTGCTGGCGGGAGTCGGATTGTTCGTGCTCGGCTTCGGCGGCGCGCCGATCTATCCGAGCCTCGTGCATATGACGCCGGAACGATTTGGCAAAAAAGCTTCGCAAAGCGTCATCAGTCTTGAAATGGCGAGCGCGTATACCGGTTCCACCGTCATTCCGCTGCTCGTCGGCCTCGTCGTCGGATCGCTTGGCATGGGAATGATGCCGGTCGTCATCCTGGTCCTGTTCGCGGGGATGTTCGTCTCGTCGGTGTTGGTGCGCTGA
- a CDS encoding carbohydrate ABC transporter permease, producing the protein MDEERIRTRKTTDRSSILIRAISYVCIGGFALCCLLPFLLVLGTSFTSEAAVKQSGFNFWPKEFSTFAYRIVLENPAQILGSYLVTIGITVVGTAAGLLIVAMTGYALQRPDFIFRNKISFFIYFTTLFSGGLVPFYLLITQYLHLKDNYLAVLLPGLLSPFLIIMMKSFVRSIPHAITESAKIDGAGDFTIFVKLILPMTTPALATIGLFIALGYWNEWYNSMLFLSSDMEYRPLQLYLYNVVTKADAIRNSAAASNVPLSDVPIETMKMAIAVIATGPVILFYPFVQRYFIKGITVGAVKG; encoded by the coding sequence ATGGATGAAGAAAGAATCCGCACCCGCAAAACGACCGATCGCAGCAGTATCCTCATTCGCGCCATCAGTTATGTGTGTATCGGCGGCTTCGCGCTATGCTGCCTGCTGCCGTTCCTGCTCGTGCTCGGCACTTCGTTCACTTCCGAAGCCGCGGTCAAGCAGAGCGGATTCAACTTTTGGCCAAAAGAATTCAGTACGTTCGCTTACCGGATCGTGCTCGAAAATCCGGCGCAGATTCTCGGTTCCTACCTGGTCACGATCGGCATTACCGTCGTCGGCACCGCGGCCGGCCTGCTGATCGTGGCGATGACCGGCTACGCGCTGCAGCGTCCGGACTTTATTTTCCGCAACAAAATCTCGTTCTTCATCTACTTCACGACGCTGTTCTCCGGCGGGCTCGTCCCGTTCTACCTGCTGATCACCCAGTATTTGCATCTCAAAGACAATTATCTGGCCGTTCTGCTGCCGGGGCTGCTCAGCCCGTTCCTGATCATCATGATGAAAAGCTTCGTCCGCTCCATCCCGCATGCGATTACCGAATCGGCCAAAATCGACGGCGCCGGCGATTTCACGATCTTCGTCAAGCTGATCCTGCCGATGACGACGCCGGCGCTGGCTACAATCGGATTGTTTATCGCTCTGGGCTACTGGAACGAATGGTACAATTCCATGCTGTTCCTCTCGTCGGACATGGAGTACAGGCCGCTGCAGCTGTATCTGTACAACGTGGTCACCAAAGCGGACGCGATCCGCAACTCCGCCGCCGCGTCGAACGTACCGCTCAGCGATGTCCCGATCGAGACGATGAAAATGGCGATCGCGGTCATCGCGACAGGGCCGGTCATTCTGTTCTACCCGTTCGTGCAGCGTTACTTCATCAAGGGCATTACGGTAGGCGCGGTCAAAGGCTGA
- a CDS encoding glycoside hydrolase family 43 protein, whose product MDAYLFVHFKEKKTPDGEQVYFALSTDGFHWDTVNGGQPVLESRLGEKGVRDHTIVRTDEGKFHILATDLSLANSFHGKYEGDWANIGTGGSRNLSLWSSDDLVHWSEQRLIELGDDDFGCLWAPDIIRDPQQGDYVVHWSSSHASNGYGPKAIYYSRTRDFEQFTAPKLLHRKADSGIIDSAIYEEDGYFYRFLKSEKNPETLILEKGASLTGDDYVRNDAFDEEMAKLEQGVYEAPTAFRLRDGKWCLMLDFYGVEGDGQGYVPFIADSLADGRFIRSDADFSFPYGFKHGTVLGITQEEYARIKEYYGAGLVDG is encoded by the coding sequence TTGGACGCTTACCTATTCGTGCATTTCAAGGAAAAAAAGACGCCGGACGGCGAGCAGGTCTATTTTGCGCTCAGCACGGACGGCTTTCATTGGGACACGGTGAATGGCGGACAGCCGGTGCTTGAGAGCAGACTCGGGGAAAAAGGCGTCCGCGACCACACGATCGTGCGCACGGACGAAGGCAAATTCCATATTCTCGCGACCGACCTCAGCCTGGCGAACTCTTTTCACGGCAAATACGAAGGAGATTGGGCCAATATCGGCACCGGCGGAAGCCGTAATCTGTCGCTCTGGTCGTCGGACGATCTCGTGCATTGGTCGGAGCAGCGGCTGATCGAACTCGGCGACGACGATTTCGGCTGCCTGTGGGCGCCCGACATCATTCGCGATCCGCAGCAGGGCGACTACGTCGTCCACTGGTCTTCTTCGCACGCGTCCAACGGCTACGGGCCGAAAGCGATCTACTACTCCCGCACCCGGGACTTCGAGCAGTTCACCGCACCGAAGCTGCTGCACCGCAAAGCGGACAGCGGCATTATCGATTCGGCGATCTACGAAGAAGACGGCTATTTCTACCGCTTCCTCAAAAGCGAAAAAAATCCCGAGACGCTGATCCTGGAAAAAGGAGCTTCGCTGACGGGAGACGACTATGTGCGCAATGATGCTTTTGACGAAGAAATGGCGAAGCTTGAGCAGGGCGTGTACGAAGCGCCGACCGCTTTCCGGCTCCGCGACGGCAAATGGTGCCTCATGCTCGACTTCTACGGCGTCGAAGGCGACGGCCAGGGCTACGTCCCGTTTATCGCGGACAGCCTCGCCGACGGACGCTTTATCCGTTCCGACGCCGACTTCAGCTTCCCGTACGGCTTCAAGCACGGCACGGTGTTAGGGATTACGCAGGAGGAATATGCGCGGATCAAGGAGTATTATGGTGCGGGGCTTGTGGATGGGTAG
- a CDS encoding helix-turn-helix domain-containing protein, producing MIRLVNCGCRFTHREGIWIERPHGAGNYAFVFFRTRAEVTVNGRASQAERSSYILFSPDTPHAYRDLERPYVNDWFHCEGGGVGELLHRLGLPTDRLLSAPDPALVPRHILELQNAGREEGPFCAEIAELELRSLLTKLAAALVRPAPPARTLRYADSLSRLRADLYGSPDARVSVEELAAKVSLSKSHFQHLYKETFGCSVVTDMIRGRVEYAKYLLLSTRLPVGEIGRLCGYENETHFMRQFKQFAGTTPGACRKGSG from the coding sequence ATGATACGGCTGGTGAACTGCGGCTGCCGCTTTACGCACCGCGAAGGGATCTGGATCGAACGCCCGCACGGCGCGGGCAATTATGCGTTCGTCTTTTTTCGCACGCGGGCCGAAGTGACGGTGAACGGCCGGGCGTCTCAGGCGGAGCGCAGCTCGTATATTCTGTTCTCGCCGGATACGCCGCACGCGTACCGCGATCTGGAACGGCCGTACGTCAACGACTGGTTTCACTGCGAAGGCGGCGGGGTCGGGGAGCTGCTGCATCGGCTCGGCCTGCCGACGGACCGTCTGCTGTCCGCTCCCGATCCGGCGCTCGTGCCGAGGCATATTTTGGAGCTGCAAAACGCCGGGCGGGAAGAAGGACCGTTTTGTGCGGAGATCGCCGAACTCGAACTGCGCAGCCTGCTGACCAAGCTTGCCGCCGCGCTCGTGCGCCCGGCTCCGCCGGCCCGGACGCTGCGCTACGCGGACTCGCTGTCGCGGCTGCGGGCGGATCTGTACGGTTCGCCGGACGCGCGGGTATCGGTGGAGGAGCTGGCGGCGAAGGTCAGCTTGAGCAAGTCGCATTTTCAGCATTTGTACAAAGAGACGTTCGGCTGTTCGGTCGTCACCGACATGATCCGCGGCCGCGTGGAATACGCCAAATACCTGCTGCTCAGCACGCGGCTGCCGGTCGGGGAGATCGGCAGGCTGTGCGGCTACGAGAACGAGACCCATTTCATGCGGCAGTTCAAGCAGTTTGCCGGCACGACGCCGGGCGCCTGCCGCAAAGGATCGGGCTGA
- a CDS encoding DinB family protein → MSEKIVADVLGTSPRLRQAVEGLDETALHWKAAPDRWSVAEVLGHLTDHSVVVSFRIRAVLAGSTERLPALAQDAWVDGQRTNESSAAGILEDFEALLRYNTRLLARLQPHEWAKSGVNAQGTTVSVADIARGFAAHVERHLGQIDRIRQARAEANEGVRPEVSS, encoded by the coding sequence ATGAGCGAAAAAATCGTGGCCGACGTGCTCGGCACCTCTCCCCGGTTGAGGCAGGCCGTCGAAGGGCTGGACGAAACGGCTCTCCACTGGAAAGCGGCGCCGGACCGCTGGAGCGTGGCCGAAGTGCTCGGCCATCTGACCGACCATTCCGTCGTCGTATCGTTCCGCATTCGCGCCGTGCTGGCGGGATCGACGGAGAGACTGCCGGCGCTTGCCCAGGATGCCTGGGTAGACGGGCAGCGGACGAACGAAAGTTCCGCGGCCGGCATTTTGGAAGATTTCGAAGCGCTGCTGCGGTATAACACCCGGCTGCTGGCCCGGCTTCAACCGCACGAATGGGCGAAAAGCGGCGTGAACGCCCAGGGCACAACGGTCAGCGTCGCCGATATCGCGCGCGGCTTTGCGGCTCACGTCGAGCGGCATCTCGGTCAAATCGACCGCATCCGACAAGCGCGGGCGGAAGCGAACGAAGGCGTACGGCCGGAAGTTTCTTCCTAG